One Phoenix dactylifera cultivar Barhee BC4 chromosome 8, palm_55x_up_171113_PBpolish2nd_filt_p, whole genome shotgun sequence genomic window carries:
- the LOC120111714 gene encoding zinc finger BED domain-containing protein RICESLEEPER 2-like — MDSNENMAEVSSVLRCSGSQVMEPSNTDSSKMNRKRRSEIWNHYCEVENQKDKARCNYCHFIFSADPKNGTSHLHKHANICKAKKYNDKKQKILIGTVTSKDGVPLNELVPYSFDQERSREDLAKMVILQEMPFTTVEHPAFQTFVRNLRPEFHIVSRTTLSSDCFKIYEKEIRRLEDLFKMNCGRISLTSDMWTSNQTLGYMCLTAHYITNDWKLKKHIINFKLVPSPHTGLVISDAIANCILSWNIEKRLGSITLDNLSANTVVATELQKQFKKDLLLDGKFFHVRCCAHILNLIVKDGLKVAEGAIHRIREAVKYIKSSQGRLELFMGIVKQFKMNGKKRICLDVPTRWNSTYLMLNDAIQFKDVFMRLVARDPNFEGAPTEEDWSQGIIICDFLKVFHLITEVFSQTKNPTANLYFYEIWRINMLLIEESRSSNAVVMMMALKMQEKFDKYWKECSHILAVGVVLDPRHKMNLIRYCFQTIHGNDDRASFEINKVHDVLQTLYDNYAI, encoded by the coding sequence ATGGATAGCAATGAAAACATGGCTGAAGTTTCAAGTGTACTTCGTTGTAGTGGTTCTCAAGTAATGGAGCCTTCTAATACAGATAGCTCTAAAATGAACAGAAAAAGGAGGTCGGAGATATGGAATCATTATTGTGAGGTAGAAAATCAAAAAGACAAGGCTAGATGCAATTattgtcattttattttttcagctGATCCTAAAAATGGGACAAGCCATCTTCACAAACATGCAAATATTTGTAAGgcaaaaaaatataatgataagaaacagaaaatattaatagGCACCGTGACTTCAAAAGATGGTGTTCCATTGAACGAGTTAGTTCCCTATTCATTTGATCAGGAAAGAAGTCGTGAGGACCTTGCAAAGATGGTAATTCTACAAGAGATGCCATTTACAACAGTTGAACATCCAGCATTTCAGACCTTTGTTAGGAACCTTAGACCAGAATTTCATATTGTTTCAAGGACAACATTGTCTTCTGATTGctttaaaatttatgaaaaggaAATACGAAGACTTGAAGATTTGTTCAAGATGAACTGTGGAAGAATCAGCTTAACATCGGACATGTGGACATCAAATCAAACATTGGGATACATGTGTCTCACTGCACATTATATCACTAATGATTGGAAACTGAAAAAGCATATTATCAATTTTAAGTTGGTTCCTTCACCACATACAGGCTTAGTCATTAGTGATGCTATAGCTAACTGTATTTTATCTTGGAATATTGAGAAAAGGTTGGGTTCAATCACTCTTGATAATTTGTCAGCAAATACAGTTGTAGCAACAGAACTTCAAAAACAATTTAAAAAAGATTTACTTTTGGATGGTAAATTCTTTCATGTGCGTTGCTGTGCACATATTCTTAATTTGATTGTGAAGGATGGGTTGAAGGTAGCGGAGGGTGCTATTCATAGGATCCGCGAGgctgttaaatatataaaatcatcTCAAGGAAGGTTGGAATTATTTATGGGAATTGTGAAACAATTCAAGATGAATGGTAAAAAACGGATATGCTTAGATGTACCTACTCGTTGGAATTCTACATATCTCATGTTAAATGATGCTATACAATTCAAGGATGTATTTATGCGACTTGTGGCCCGGGATCCTAATTTTGAAGGTGCGCCAACTGAGGAAGATTGGTCTCAAGGCATCATTATTTGTGACTTCTTAAAGGTTTTTCATCTTATAACTGAAGTTTTTTCACAAACAAAAAATCCAACTGCAAATTTGTATTTCTATGAGATTTGGAGAATAAATATGCTCTTGATTGAAGAATCTAGGAGTTCAAATGCAGTTGTGATGATGATGGCTTTaaagatgcaagaaaaattTGACAAGTATTGGAAGGAATGCTCTCACATTCTTGCTGTAGGGGTTGTCCTTGATCCAAGACATAAGATGAATCTTATTAGATATTGCTTTCAGACAATCCATGGTAATGATGATCGTGCTTCATTTGAGATCAACAAAGTGCATGATGTTCTTCAAACTTTGTATGATAATTATGCAATTTGA